One genomic segment of Burkholderia pyrrocinia includes these proteins:
- a CDS encoding YbfB/YjiJ family MFS transporter, whose translation MSRSDAPTAADAGGFPSDQADRRAGAVALACMVGLAVVLGVGRFAFTPLLPLMLADGSIGLKAGGWLASANYAGYFVGAVSCAALSVAPARMVRFGLAATVLLTAAMGVGHLLPVWLAVRFVAGVVSAWTFVFMSQWGLRRLAELYAPEWSGVIYAGPGVGIVLTGLIGSALAGRRAASGWLGFAALSAVLSVAIWRTFAVAPAQAVPAAGAAPHAAAAASAASTASAASAAPADACRRRADAAWLVVLYGTPGFGYIITATFLPVIARAALPAGSPWPGLFWPMFGAALIVGAIAAARLPGHWDNRMLLAAGCATQALGIAAGIVWPNAAGFAVGSALLGLPFTAITLFAMREARRLHGERAAGLMGYATASYGIGQILGPLVAAPLAARHGSFSPALWVAVAALLAGAAGFAATAAKGRLQP comes from the coding sequence ATGTCACGCTCCGATGCCCCGACCGCCGCCGATGCCGGCGGGTTCCCGTCCGATCAGGCCGACCGTCGCGCCGGCGCGGTCGCGCTGGCCTGCATGGTCGGCCTCGCCGTCGTGCTCGGCGTCGGACGTTTCGCGTTCACGCCGCTGCTGCCGTTGATGCTCGCCGACGGCTCGATCGGCCTGAAGGCCGGCGGCTGGCTCGCATCGGCGAACTACGCGGGGTACTTCGTCGGCGCGGTCAGTTGCGCGGCGCTGAGTGTCGCGCCCGCGCGGATGGTCCGCTTCGGGCTCGCGGCCACCGTGCTGCTCACCGCCGCGATGGGCGTCGGCCACCTGCTGCCCGTGTGGCTCGCGGTGCGTTTCGTCGCGGGCGTCGTCAGCGCATGGACGTTCGTGTTCATGTCGCAATGGGGGCTGCGGCGCCTGGCCGAGCTGTATGCGCCCGAGTGGAGCGGAGTGATCTACGCGGGGCCCGGCGTCGGCATCGTGCTGACGGGGCTGATCGGCAGCGCGCTGGCCGGCCGGCGCGCGGCGTCGGGCTGGCTCGGCTTCGCGGCGCTGTCGGCAGTGCTGTCGGTCGCGATCTGGCGCACCTTTGCCGTCGCGCCGGCGCAAGCCGTGCCGGCGGCCGGCGCTGCACCGCATGCGGCCGCCGCAGCTTCGGCGGCTTCGACCGCTTCGGCAGCCTCCGCGGCGCCGGCCGACGCGTGCCGCCGTCGCGCGGACGCCGCGTGGCTCGTCGTGCTGTACGGGACACCGGGCTTCGGCTACATCATCACCGCGACGTTCCTGCCCGTGATCGCGCGCGCCGCGCTGCCCGCCGGTTCGCCGTGGCCCGGCCTGTTCTGGCCGATGTTCGGCGCGGCGCTGATCGTCGGCGCGATCGCCGCCGCGCGGCTGCCCGGCCACTGGGACAACCGGATGCTGCTGGCGGCCGGCTGCGCGACGCAGGCGCTCGGTATCGCGGCCGGGATCGTGTGGCCGAACGCGGCCGGCTTCGCGGTCGGCAGCGCGTTGCTCGGCCTGCCGTTCACCGCGATCACGCTGTTCGCGATGCGCGAGGCGCGGCGCCTGCACGGCGAGCGCGCGGCCGGATTGATGGGCTATGCGACCGCGTCGTACGGGATCGGGCAGATCCTCGGTCCGCTCGTCGCGGCGCCGCTCGCCGCGCGCCACGGGTCGTTTTCTCCGGCGCTGTGGGTCGCGGTGGCCGCGCTGCTCGCGGGCGCCGCCGGCTTCGCGGCGACTGCCGCCAAGGGCCGCCTGCAACCCTGA